In Apium graveolens cultivar Ventura chromosome 10, ASM990537v1, whole genome shotgun sequence, the following are encoded in one genomic region:
- the LOC141692432 gene encoding berberine bridge enzyme-like 8 has protein sequence MKMTSFTLLSLILLVFISFLSSQAYADSTQFVQCLKTKSIDPASISTVTYTPLNSSYTPVYEYSMRNPRFNVSNRLKPQIIVQPVSESQVQTVVFCAKKYGMRIRIRSGGHDFEGLSYSSTYDIPFVLLDMINLRAISVDPVAKTASVQAGATLGELYYWIYRASDTLAFPAGVWSTVGASGLLCGGGYGPLRRMYGLAADNVIDARIVDVKGRILDRKAMGEDLFWAIRGGSCSSFGVILSWKLNLVDVPKTVLSFTIFRTLEQNATKIIYPMQTVAPNFPNELEMRVRISTIQSNTSARADGKTVQFAVGGLYVGTGGVDEVLRIVQSTLPELGMVAEDLEELTWIEAIMISSFFNLFDDNYKPEDLLDRTFLADIPTKAKSDFVREPMSEQGLNGLWDKMLEVGVAETSVIFTFYGGKLDEYSESALPFPNRAGTLYMVYARVLWVGNTTEKLEWIRSLYSYLTPYVSKNPRRAYSNYNDLDLGVNDPTGSISYFDARKWGKQYYNHNFHKLVLVKTRVDPDNFFRQEQSIPTLSLWSDM, from the coding sequence ATGAAGATGACTTCTTTTACCTTGCTTTCTTTAATTTTACTTGTTTTCATTTCATTTCTTTCGTCCCAAGCTTATGCTGATTCTACTCAGTTCGTTCAATGCCTGAAGACCAAATCTATAGACCCAGCATCCATAAGCACGGTTACATACACCCCATTAAATTCTTCGTACACACCTGTTTATGAATATTCCATGCGAAATCCTCGTTTCAATGTGTCCAACCGACTCAAACCCCAGATCATAGTACAACCAGTGTCCGAATCTCAAGTCCAAACCGTTGTTTTTTGTGCTAAAAAATACGGCATGAGGATTCGTATCCGTAGCGGTGGTCATGATTTCGAGGGCCTTTCGTATAGTAGTACTTATGATATTCCATTTGTGTTACTTGACATGATTAATCTCCGAGCCATTAGTGTTGACCCTGTGGCTAAAACTGCTAGTGTTCAAGCTGGTGCAACACTTGGTGAACTTTACTATTGGATTTACCGGGCAAGCGACACGCTCGCTTTCCCGGCTGGTGTTTGGTCAACAGTTGGAGCCTCTGGACTACTTTGTGGCGGAGGGTATGGCCCGTTGAGACGAATGTATGGTTTGGCTGCTGATAATGTTATCGATGCTCGGATTGTCGATGTTAAAGGAAGGATTCTTGATAGAAAAGCAATGGGAGAAGATTTGTTTTGGGCTATAAGAGGTGGAAGTTGTTCAAGTTTCGGAGTCATTCTATCTTGGAAACTAAACTTAGTAGATGTTCCCAAAACAGTTCTTTCTTTTACCATTTTTAGAacattggaacaaaatgcaacCAAGATTATTTATCCCATGCAAACTGTTGCCCCGAACTTTCCAAATGAACTTGAGATGAGAGTGCGAATCAGCACAATTCAAAGCAACACGAGCGCTCGTGCTGATGGCAAAACAGTTCAATTCGCCGTAGGTGGATTATACGTTGGTACCGGTGGAGTTGATGAAGTACTTAGAATTGTGCAATCAACTTTACCTGAATTAGGTATGGTTGCAGAAGATCTTGAAGAACTTACATGGATTGAAGCTATTATGATCTCTTCGTTCTTCAACTTATTCGACGATAATTACAAGCCAGAAGATTTGCTTGACAGAACATTCTTAGCTGATATTCCTACGAAAGCAAAATCGGATTTCGTCAGAGAACCGATGTCTGAACAAGGGCTAAACGGATTATGGGACAAAATGTTGGAAGTCGGAGTAGCAGAAACATCAGTAATCTTTACATTTTACGGAGGAAAATTGGATGAGTATTCAGAATCAGCACTTCCATTCCCTAATAGAGCCGGAACCTTGTACATGGTGTACGCAAGAGTGCTTTGGGTTGGGAATACAACTGAGAAGCTGGAATGGATCAGGAGCTTGTACAGCTACTTGACTCCATATGTCTCGAAAAATCCGAGAAGAGCTTATTCGAATTACAACGATCTTGATTTGGGAGTGAATGATCCAACAGGGAGCATAAGTTATTTCGATGCAAGAAAATGGGGAAAACAATATTACAACCATAATTTCCACAAGTTGGTATTGGTGAAGACAAGAGTAGATCCTGATAATTTCTTCAGACAAGAGCAGAGTATTCCTACACTCTCACTTTGGTCAGATATGTAA